Proteins encoded by one window of Streptococcus suis S735:
- a CDS encoding glycoside hydrolase family 32 protein, with product MKTVVEANQFIQKEKGNVNPIFKPQAHLTPETGWMNDPNGFIYFRGEYHLFYQFNPYESVWGPMHWGHAKSKDLVNWEQLPVDLAPDKAYDKDGCFSGSAIVKDDVLWLMYTGHIVNEDGTVSQVQNMAFSTDGIHFEKIEQNPVATADGLPEEVIANDFRDPKIFEKDGHYYSVVATKHKDNVGCIVLLSSPNLTDWKFESIFLKGEANQGFVWECPDYFEVDGQEYLIISPMRYQKDGNDFININSNIFVTGHVDWDKKVFVAESFKEIDHGHDFYAAQTTEGPEGERVMIAWMHTWGRPLVTNDLGHKWYGQMTLPRLLKQGENGLRQVLPAGILNSFDDIEIGQVIQGPSKLSLKLDDSLDLKLGTDRDYLQFGYDKAKQEVYIDRSHLKIQQVGEEEWSTVRRAVTVQATELEVLVDTNCLEIFINDGQETLTSTFYVEGQIILNAL from the coding sequence GTGAAAACAGTAGTAGAAGCCAATCAATTTATTCAGAAAGAAAAAGGAAACGTTAATCCGATTTTCAAACCACAAGCCCATTTAACACCGGAAACAGGCTGGATGAACGACCCCAATGGATTTATCTACTTCCGTGGAGAATACCATTTGTTCTACCAATTCAACCCTTACGAGAGTGTTTGGGGACCGATGCACTGGGGGCATGCGAAAAGTAAGGACTTGGTCAACTGGGAACAACTTCCAGTTGACCTAGCTCCTGATAAAGCTTACGATAAAGACGGCTGTTTCTCGGGCTCTGCCATTGTCAAAGATGATGTCCTCTGGCTCATGTACACAGGTCACATCGTCAATGAAGACGGGACAGTTAGTCAAGTTCAGAACATGGCCTTCTCGACTGACGGTATTCACTTTGAAAAAATCGAGCAGAATCCAGTCGCAACAGCAGATGGACTGCCAGAAGAAGTGATTGCCAATGACTTCCGCGATCCGAAGATTTTTGAGAAAGATGGTCACTACTACTCTGTTGTCGCAACCAAGCACAAGGACAATGTCGGCTGTATCGTCTTACTCAGCTCTCCCAACCTGACGGATTGGAAATTTGAGTCTATCTTCTTGAAAGGTGAGGCCAACCAAGGCTTTGTCTGGGAATGTCCTGACTACTTTGAAGTGGACGGTCAAGAGTACCTGATTATCTCTCCAATGCGTTACCAAAAAGACGGGAATGACTTTATCAATATCAACTCCAATATCTTTGTGACGGGTCATGTGGACTGGGACAAGAAAGTCTTTGTGGCAGAATCCTTCAAGGAAATCGACCATGGGCATGATTTCTATGCAGCTCAAACGACTGAAGGTCCAGAAGGGGAACGTGTCATGATTGCCTGGATGCATACATGGGGACGTCCGCTTGTAACCAATGACCTAGGCCATAAGTGGTATGGTCAAATGACCCTGCCTCGTCTACTTAAGCAAGGTGAGAATGGACTCAGGCAGGTCTTGCCAGCAGGTATCTTGAACAGCTTTGACGACATTGAAATCGGTCAAGTTATTCAAGGACCAAGTAAGCTCTCCCTCAAACTGGACGACAGTCTAGACTTGAAACTGGGTACTGACCGAGACTATCTTCAATTTGGCTATGATAAAGCCAAACAAGAAGTCTATATTGATCGTAGTCACCTCAAAATCCAGCAAGTTGGTGAGGAGGAATGGTCAACTGTTCGTCGAGCGGTCACGGTTCAAGCGACAGAGCTAGAGGTCTTGGTTGACACCAACTGTTTGGAAATCTTTATTAACGATGGTCAAGAAACCTTGACATCAACCTTCTACGTAGAAGGTCAGATTATTCTAAACGCTCTATAA
- a CDS encoding ABC transporter substrate-binding protein gives MKHTFGKTVVTLLASTVLLAACGSKNTASSPDYELKDVQFPLEKSVTLKFMTASSPLAPADSNEKLIFKRLEEETGVHIDWTNYQSDFGEKRNLDIASGDLPDAIHNDGASDVELMNWAKQGVIVPVEDLIDKHMPNLKKILDENPEYRSMITAPDGHIYSFPWIEELGEGKESIHTVNDIAWINKEWLDKLGLDMPKTTDDLIKVLEAFKTQDPNGNGKADEIPMGFINGGGNEDFKILFGAFGVGDNDDHLVVNNDGTVDFTADNEDYKEGVEFMRTLQEKGLLDSEAFEQDWNTYIAKGSENLYGVYFTWDKANITGMNDTYDILPVLAGPDGTKHITRTNGMGFQRDRMVITSANKNLELTAKWIDAQYKPIQSVQNNWGTYGDETQQNIFELDTATNSLKHLPLEGTAPGELRQKTEVGGPLAILDEYYGTVTTMPDDAKWRLDLMHATYLDYVTNDDIYPRVFMEQEDLDKIAQVEADMNDFIYRKRAEWIVNGGIEEEWDSYLKELESYGLSDWLAIKQKYYDQYKENQ, from the coding sequence ATGAAACACACATTTGGAAAAACAGTTGTTACACTTCTTGCAAGTACCGTTTTATTGGCTGCTTGTGGCTCAAAAAATACTGCTTCAAGCCCTGATTATGAATTGAAAGATGTTCAATTCCCTTTGGAAAAATCCGTTACACTTAAGTTTATGACAGCTAGTTCACCTCTAGCTCCAGCCGATTCAAATGAAAAATTAATTTTCAAGCGTTTAGAGGAAGAAACTGGCGTTCATATTGATTGGACAAACTACCAGTCTGATTTTGGTGAAAAGCGGAACTTGGACATCGCTTCAGGTGATTTGCCAGACGCCATCCATAATGACGGGGCTTCTGATGTGGAATTGATGAACTGGGCTAAACAAGGTGTTATTGTACCAGTTGAAGACTTGATTGATAAGCATATGCCAAACCTCAAGAAAATTCTTGATGAAAATCCAGAGTACCGTTCCATGATTACAGCACCAGACGGTCATATCTACTCATTCCCATGGATTGAAGAATTAGGAGAGGGCAAGGAGTCTATCCATACCGTTAATGACATTGCTTGGATTAACAAGGAATGGTTGGACAAACTTGGACTTGATATGCCAAAAACAACAGATGACTTGATTAAGGTTCTCGAAGCCTTTAAAACACAGGATCCAAATGGAAACGGTAAGGCTGATGAAATTCCGATGGGCTTCATTAATGGTGGAGGTAACGAGGACTTTAAAATTCTATTTGGTGCCTTTGGTGTAGGCGATAACGATGACCACTTAGTTGTCAACAATGACGGTACCGTTGACTTTACAGCAGACAACGAAGACTACAAAGAAGGTGTTGAGTTCATGCGTACCCTTCAAGAAAAAGGTCTTCTAGATTCGGAAGCGTTTGAACAAGATTGGAATACTTACATTGCCAAAGGTAGTGAAAATCTATACGGTGTTTACTTCACTTGGGATAAAGCTAACATTACAGGTATGAACGATACTTATGACATCTTGCCAGTCTTGGCAGGTCCTGATGGAACCAAGCACATCACACGTACAAACGGTATGGGCTTCCAACGCGACCGCATGGTTATCACCTCAGCTAACAAAAACTTGGAATTGACTGCTAAATGGATTGATGCCCAATACAAACCAATCCAGTCTGTTCAAAACAACTGGGGTACCTATGGTGATGAAACCCAACAAAATATTTTTGAACTCGACACAGCAACCAATAGTTTGAAACACCTACCATTGGAGGGTACCGCACCGGGTGAACTTCGTCAGAAGACAGAAGTTGGTGGACCGTTGGCTATTCTTGATGAATACTACGGAACCGTAACAACCATGCCAGACGATGCTAAATGGCGTTTGGACTTGATGCACGCAACCTATCTTGACTATGTAACAAACGATGATATTTACCCTCGCGTCTTCATGGAACAAGAAGATTTGGATAAGATTGCCCAAGTTGAAGCAGATATGAACGACTTCATCTACCGTAAACGTGCAGAATGGATTGTAAACGGCGGTATCGAAGAAGAATGGGATAGCTATTTGAAAGAATTGGAAAGCTATGGTCTTTCTGACTGGTTAGCTATCAAGCAAAAATACTATGATCAGTATAAAGAAAATCAGTAA